A stretch of the Calditrichota bacterium genome encodes the following:
- a CDS encoding alcohol dehydrogenase catalytic domain-containing protein, with protein MKAAVLQDIGEIAVSEVPVPDPEPDEVLIEVAVAGICGSDVHGYSSGLYEPGIIMGHEFSGTIVDLGKNVTRFRKGDRVTSHPILPCGKCTFCQEGKINLCDDMGTIGITHPGAFAEYIKVPERNVYSIGAADFSKAAFCEPLSVVLHAYQKSGIRPNDKTLVLAGAPLETCSYVFSN; from the coding sequence ATGAAAGCAGCCGTTTTACAGGATATTGGGGAAATTGCTGTTTCGGAGGTTCCCGTCCCGGATCCCGAACCGGATGAGGTTCTGATTGAGGTGGCGGTTGCCGGCATTTGCGGGTCGGATGTACACGGATATTCGTCTGGATTATACGAACCCGGAATAATCATGGGCCACGAGTTTTCCGGGACGATCGTTGATCTTGGAAAAAATGTGACACGGTTTAGAAAAGGCGATCGGGTCACCTCACATCCTATTCTTCCTTGTGGAAAATGCACGTTTTGTCAGGAAGGCAAAATCAACCTTTGCGATGACATGGGAACAATCGGCATCACCCATCCGGGAGCCTTTGCCGAGTACATTAAGGTTCCCGAAAGAAATGTGTATTCAATCGGCGCGGCAGATTTTTCCAAAGCCGCCTTTTGTGAACCCCTCTCGGTTGTGCTGCACGCGTACCAAAAATCGGGAATTCGGCCCAACGACAAAACCCTGGTATTGGCGGGGGCACCATTGGAAACCTGCTCGTACGTGTTCTCAAATTAA
- a CDS encoding zinc-binding dehydrogenase: MGNSAQRQNPGIGGGTIGNLLVRVLKLKGVKQVVLSEPHHYRREIASKYADAAFNPLQKDPMDFCEAHFGQLPDVVFECVGIPATIQEAVQDVIKGGKAVILGVSTEPVEMDFLDIMYNEKSIQSVYSCTNEFEEAVDLIRTGAIDPTDLVTSEIALSEISEKGFKKLMRENQDIKILVNP, encoded by the coding sequence ATCGGGAATTCGGCCCAACGACAAAACCCTGGTATTGGCGGGGGCACCATTGGAAACCTGCTCGTACGTGTTCTCAAATTAAAGGGCGTGAAACAGGTTGTGCTTTCGGAACCGCATCATTATCGCAGAGAAATCGCTTCCAAATATGCCGATGCCGCTTTTAATCCCCTTCAAAAAGACCCAATGGATTTTTGCGAGGCCCATTTTGGACAGCTGCCGGATGTTGTGTTTGAATGCGTGGGAATTCCCGCCACCATTCAAGAGGCGGTTCAAGACGTGATCAAAGGCGGAAAAGCGGTCATTTTGGGTGTTTCAACGGAACCGGTGGAGATGGATTTCCTGGACATTATGTACAATGAAAAATCGATTCAATCGGTTTACTCGTGCACCAATGAGTTTGAAGAAGCGGTGGACCTCATTCGCACCGGCGCCATCGATCCGACGGATTTGGTCACCTCAGAAATTGCACTTTCGGAGATCTCTGAGAAGGGGTTCAAAAAATTAATGCGTGAAAATCAGGATATAAAAATTTTGGTGAACCCATAA